One Nocardia sp. BMG111209 DNA segment encodes these proteins:
- a CDS encoding gamma carbonic anhydrase family protein, whose protein sequence is MPLYEFEGKRPQVDPTAFIAPTATLVGDVRVEAGASVWYGAVLRADFAPIILRERSNVQDNAVIHTAPDVPVEIGAGATIAHSVMLHGASVGESTVIGNAATVLDGARIGAGSMIAADSLVPPGAEIPDGVLAAGSPAQVKKPIAGSSAELWVRVNPVAYAELAQRHRETIVEVPR, encoded by the coding sequence GTGCCACTGTACGAATTCGAGGGTAAGCGCCCGCAGGTCGACCCCACGGCGTTCATCGCGCCCACCGCGACCCTGGTCGGCGACGTCCGCGTCGAGGCCGGGGCATCGGTCTGGTACGGCGCGGTACTGCGCGCCGATTTCGCGCCGATCATCCTGCGGGAACGGTCGAACGTGCAGGACAACGCCGTCATCCACACCGCCCCCGATGTGCCGGTAGAGATCGGCGCCGGCGCCACCATCGCGCACAGCGTCATGTTGCACGGCGCGAGTGTCGGCGAGTCGACGGTGATCGGCAACGCGGCCACGGTCCTCGACGGCGCCCGCATCGGCGCCGGCTCGATGATCGCCGCCGACTCCCTGGTCCCGCCGGGCGCCGAGATCCCGGACGGCGTACTGGCGGCGGGCAGCCCGGCCCAGGTCAAGAAGCCGATCGCCGGATCCAGCGCGGAGCTGTGGGTCCGGGTCAATCCGGTCGCCTATGCGGAACTGGCACAGCGGCACCGGGAGACCATCGTCGAAGTGCCGCGCTGA